A portion of the Actomonas aquatica genome contains these proteins:
- the kduD gene encoding 2-dehydro-3-deoxy-D-gluconate 5-dehydrogenase KduD: protein MNGLESFSLQNQIAVVTGASRGIGAALAQGLAAAGADVALLARGDCSEAAAAIQAAGRRALVVPADLGTAGEGAKALQQVEAELGAPTILINNAGIIRRADFPEYSKQDWDEVMAVNLDAVFELSQAFAQSCLAGKRGGRIINIASMLSFQGGIRVVAYTASKSAVLGITRALANELASQGINVNAIAPGYIATDNTAALRADTARNQAILERIPAGRWGDPSDLVGAAVFLSSPAAAYVHGTVLAVDGGWLAR, encoded by the coding sequence ATGAACGGACTCGAAAGCTTTAGCCTCCAAAACCAAATTGCGGTTGTGACCGGCGCCTCCCGCGGCATCGGCGCGGCCCTCGCCCAAGGCCTCGCCGCCGCCGGTGCCGACGTTGCTCTGCTCGCCCGCGGCGACTGCAGCGAAGCCGCCGCCGCCATCCAGGCCGCCGGTCGCCGGGCCCTCGTGGTGCCGGCCGATCTCGGCACGGCCGGGGAGGGCGCCAAGGCCCTGCAACAGGTAGAGGCCGAGCTGGGAGCTCCGACCATCCTCATCAACAACGCCGGCATCATCCGCCGCGCCGACTTCCCGGAATACTCCAAGCAGGACTGGGACGAGGTCATGGCCGTCAACCTCGACGCTGTCTTCGAGCTCAGCCAGGCCTTTGCCCAGTCGTGCCTCGCCGGCAAACGCGGCGGGCGCATCATCAACATCGCTTCCATGTTGTCCTTCCAGGGCGGCATCCGGGTGGTCGCCTACACCGCCTCCAAAAGCGCCGTGCTTGGCATCACCCGCGCGCTCGCCAACGAACTCGCCTCGCAGGGCATCAACGTGAACGCCATCGCGCCCGGTTACATCGCCACCGACAACACCGCTGCGCTCCGCGCCGACACGGCCCGCAACCAAGCCATCCTCGAGCGCATCCCGGCCGGTCGTTGGGGCGACCCGTCCGACCTGGTGGGCGCCGCCGTATTTCTCTCCTCTCCCGCCGCTGCCTATGTGCACGGCACCGTGCTGGCCGTCGATGGCGGTTGGCTCGCTCGCTAA
- a CDS encoding formylglycine-generating enzyme family protein, whose protein sequence is MPYVQRKRIRYRVKERLGRPLAVLAGGLVLAAFWLWLSSLGPHMQTDQPKPSRSEKAMMAAQEKSVAQVLARAADLAGDGAVQALMEAKALQEEIVAGPATTQAAVRRLAEIERELAEAQAQVWETAVLRAVADAEAAEEAGRTAEAEERWQEALAAQEEINRSAASAGAKDFGRASRLAKRLAELKAGPLAAEVTAAIAAARQAVAAEDWALALAGYTAARAGQARLNEEYSTTRYADTLQLGRIEKEIASLDAAGVAADAEALASEGDAAMEAGDYVAAAAAYAQARAVQVRLNEEFGRSRFVSAERVEQLEVRRQTAASIPRVAQLHAWEAQIAANLARREVGAARALIAMAAVEVGHLFDELSRSERLDPELRLRLSYLEAQQERLSEVQDAVMERFRPLPGVGELWLLQTEVPQSLYLQVMRTNPSRQMGREYAVDSVNWFEAQQFCQRLGWLLGRRVRLPTEDEFRIAVGGGTQAAALAAALEFSADAKGSRPMAAGEPNAGGFFDLVGNLAEWIEAPEDAGDAEQGALIGGSYLDLPESLARLSKTTVPRSERARHIGFRVVVEMTEREERGAPDLR, encoded by the coding sequence ATGCCCTACGTGCAGCGAAAACGGATCCGCTACCGGGTGAAGGAGCGTCTTGGTCGACCCTTGGCGGTGCTGGCGGGCGGGCTGGTGCTGGCGGCGTTTTGGCTGTGGCTCAGCTCGCTGGGGCCACACATGCAGACGGATCAACCGAAGCCGTCGCGCTCGGAAAAGGCGATGATGGCGGCGCAGGAAAAATCGGTGGCGCAGGTGCTGGCGCGGGCGGCGGACTTGGCGGGGGATGGAGCGGTGCAAGCTTTGATGGAAGCCAAGGCGCTGCAGGAAGAAATTGTGGCGGGGCCGGCGACCACGCAGGCGGCGGTGCGACGACTGGCGGAGATTGAGAGGGAATTGGCCGAAGCCCAGGCGCAGGTCTGGGAAACCGCGGTGCTTCGAGCCGTGGCGGACGCGGAGGCGGCGGAGGAGGCGGGGCGCACGGCCGAGGCGGAGGAACGCTGGCAGGAAGCCCTGGCGGCGCAGGAGGAAATCAACCGGTCGGCGGCGAGTGCGGGGGCGAAGGATTTCGGCCGGGCTTCGCGGCTGGCCAAACGATTGGCGGAGCTCAAGGCGGGGCCCCTCGCCGCCGAAGTGACGGCGGCGATCGCGGCGGCGCGGCAGGCGGTCGCGGCAGAGGATTGGGCGCTCGCCTTGGCGGGCTACACTGCGGCGCGGGCGGGGCAGGCGCGGCTGAATGAGGAGTATTCAACCACACGATACGCCGACACTCTGCAGCTCGGTCGCATTGAGAAGGAAATAGCTTCGTTGGACGCGGCGGGAGTGGCGGCGGATGCGGAAGCGCTGGCGAGCGAGGGGGATGCCGCGATGGAGGCGGGTGACTACGTGGCGGCGGCGGCGGCTTACGCGCAGGCTCGGGCGGTGCAGGTGCGGTTGAACGAAGAGTTTGGGCGAAGCCGTTTTGTGTCCGCCGAGCGGGTGGAGCAGTTGGAGGTGCGGCGGCAAACAGCGGCCTCGATTCCGCGGGTAGCGCAGCTGCACGCATGGGAAGCGCAGATCGCGGCGAACCTGGCGCGGCGCGAAGTGGGCGCGGCCCGGGCGCTGATCGCCATGGCGGCGGTGGAGGTGGGACACCTGTTTGATGAGCTGTCGCGCAGTGAACGACTGGATCCGGAGTTGCGGTTGCGGCTCTCTTATTTGGAGGCGCAGCAGGAGCGATTGAGCGAAGTGCAGGATGCGGTGATGGAGCGGTTTCGGCCCTTGCCGGGGGTGGGGGAGTTGTGGTTGCTGCAGACGGAGGTGCCGCAGTCGCTCTACCTGCAGGTGATGCGCACCAATCCGAGCCGGCAGATGGGGCGCGAGTATGCGGTCGATTCGGTGAATTGGTTTGAGGCGCAGCAGTTTTGTCAGCGGCTCGGCTGGCTGCTTGGGCGGCGGGTGCGGCTGCCGACGGAGGATGAGTTTCGCATCGCGGTGGGGGGCGGGACCCAGGCGGCGGCACTGGCGGCGGCGTTGGAGTTCTCGGCGGACGCGAAGGGGAGTCGACCGATGGCAGCAGGGGAGCCAAACGCAGGTGGGTTTTTCGATCTGGTAGGCAATCTGGCCGAATGGATCGAGGCCCCGGAGGACGCGGGTGACGCGGAGCAGGGGGCGCTGATCGGCGGCAGTTACCTGGACCTGCCGGAGTCGTTGGCGCGATTGTCGAAAACGACGGTGCCCCGCTCGGAGCGAGCGAGGCACATCGGTTTCAGAGTGGTGGTGGAGATGACGGAGCGCGAGGAGCGCGGCGCGCCGGATCTGCGCTGA
- a CDS encoding IclR family transcriptional regulator yields MDDKYIIPNLRNACRVLKLIGQENRGYKITELAKPLGIPSTTALRITTTLQAEGLLRRENGLYFLGPVLIHLGSRTLADTELRDLAFPVLEKLSHTTAETAHLALPCDDRSLIAAVCDSPHPLRAASSPGTLTDLYASATGKVFLAFLHRDRIGDIINRFPPKPRTSKSLTTLAELEAAADETAMRGFGLDDEEFNHGVRCLAAPVVGPQGEVVAAMGITAATLRFSSDRIPEIAAKVMGAASELSRLIGHH; encoded by the coding sequence GTGGACGATAAATACATCATTCCTAATCTCCGGAACGCTTGTCGCGTTTTAAAACTTATAGGGCAAGAGAATCGCGGCTACAAAATCACCGAGCTCGCCAAGCCCCTCGGGATCCCGTCCACCACGGCCCTGCGCATCACCACGACCCTCCAAGCCGAGGGACTGCTCCGCCGGGAGAACGGCCTCTATTTTCTGGGCCCCGTGCTGATCCACCTCGGTAGCCGCACGCTTGCCGACACCGAACTGCGCGATCTCGCTTTTCCCGTGCTGGAGAAACTCAGCCATACCACCGCCGAAACCGCCCACCTCGCCCTCCCCTGCGACGACCGCTCCCTCATTGCCGCCGTCTGCGACAGCCCCCACCCCCTGCGCGCCGCTTCCAGTCCGGGCACCCTCACCGACCTCTACGCCTCCGCCACCGGCAAGGTCTTCCTCGCGTTCCTGCATCGCGATCGCATCGGCGACATCATCAACCGCTTCCCCCCCAAACCGCGCACCTCAAAATCGCTGACCACTCTGGCCGAACTCGAAGCCGCGGCAGACGAGACTGCCATGCGTGGCTTCGGTCTCGACGACGAAGAGTTTAACCACGGCGTCCGTTGCCTGGCGGCGCCGGTCGTCGGTCCCCAAGGCGAAGTCGTGGCCGCCATGGGCATCACCGCCGCCACCCTGCGCTTCAGCAGCGACCGCATTCCAGAAATCGCTGCCAAGGTCATGGGGGCCGCCAGCGAACTCTCTCGCCTGATCGGTCACCACTGA
- a CDS encoding DUF4861 family protein has translation MFRFRPLALLLAAFLAVPLSAEHFRVTVSRDDSAARPDAIISVPFAAVRERLPDVRFDHVQVRRADTGALLPFQITNFTPNIRPARYDDLLWHYDFAAGETSATFLIETTDAVVPPFPSRVFARHVPERLDDFAWENDRMGHRAYGPRLNTPEAGKSQLRSAGLDYWAKRVPYLIVDRWYLKGHDAYHVDSGEGLDMYSVGTNAGVGGTAAWLEGAAHSAGNWQAARVLANGPLRAVFELDYAPIELGEGATLTETKRFIVDAGRNLDRIESRFTLTGADSAVVAFGLTRRDEMNPEVQSVADAAGFISNWSVYPDDHGALGTAVVLAPGTTVAGSARDDANDYLLVTVADGSVVTYYAGGGWSLSGHFPSHDAWKVYLTQFFSRLTSPLTLTFDPAQ, from the coding sequence ATGTTCCGATTCCGCCCCCTGGCGCTGCTGCTGGCGGCCTTCCTCGCCGTTCCGCTGTCCGCCGAACATTTCCGCGTCACCGTTTCGCGTGACGACTCCGCCGCCCGGCCCGACGCGATCATCTCCGTGCCCTTCGCCGCCGTGCGCGAACGTCTGCCCGACGTGCGCTTCGATCACGTGCAGGTGCGCCGCGCCGATACCGGTGCGCTGCTGCCGTTTCAAATCACCAACTTCACACCCAACATCCGCCCGGCCCGTTACGACGATCTGTTGTGGCATTACGATTTTGCCGCCGGCGAAACGAGCGCGACCTTCCTCATCGAGACGACCGACGCCGTCGTGCCGCCGTTTCCGTCCCGCGTTTTTGCCCGTCATGTGCCGGAACGCCTCGACGACTTCGCTTGGGAAAACGACCGCATGGGTCATCGCGCCTACGGTCCGCGTCTCAACACCCCCGAAGCCGGCAAGAGCCAGTTGCGCAGTGCCGGTCTCGATTATTGGGCCAAACGTGTGCCTTACCTCATTGTTGACCGCTGGTATTTGAAAGGTCACGACGCCTACCACGTCGATAGCGGTGAAGGCCTCGACATGTATTCCGTCGGCACCAACGCCGGCGTCGGCGGCACCGCCGCGTGGCTCGAGGGCGCCGCCCACAGCGCCGGCAACTGGCAGGCCGCCCGCGTGCTGGCCAACGGCCCGCTGCGCGCTGTCTTTGAACTCGATTACGCGCCGATCGAACTAGGGGAGGGCGCCACCCTCACCGAAACCAAACGTTTCATCGTCGATGCCGGTCGCAACCTCGACCGCATTGAAAGCCGCTTCACTCTGACCGGGGCCGACAGCGCGGTGGTGGCCTTCGGCCTCACGCGCCGCGACGAGATGAACCCGGAAGTCCAGTCCGTCGCCGACGCGGCCGGTTTCATCAGCAACTGGTCGGTGTATCCCGACGATCATGGCGCGCTCGGCACCGCCGTCGTTCTCGCTCCCGGCACGACCGTCGCCGGCTCCGCTCGCGACGACGCCAATGACTACCTGCTCGTCACGGTGGCCGACGGCAGCGTGGTGACCTACTACGCCGGTGGTGGATGGTCGCTCTCCGGCCACTTTCCTTCGCACGACGCCTGGAAGGTTTATCTGACCCAATTCTTCAGCCGGCTCACGTCGCCGCTCACACTCACCTTCGACCCCGCTCAATGA
- a CDS encoding EVE domain-containing protein, giving the protein MTTQYWLVKQEPEKYSWQDLLKDRRTDWDGVRNYQARNNLKTMRAGDKVLFYASVSLKEVQGIATVSREAYPDPTTDDERWVAVELEAQTTLPQPVTLEQIKNDSRLAEIALIKQSRLSVMPLRKTEFDRILKLGGV; this is encoded by the coding sequence ATGACAACCCAATACTGGCTCGTTAAACAGGAACCCGAAAAGTATTCGTGGCAGGACCTTCTCAAGGACCGTCGCACCGACTGGGATGGCGTGCGCAACTACCAAGCGCGCAACAATCTCAAAACCATGCGCGCCGGCGACAAAGTGCTCTTCTACGCCAGCGTGAGCCTCAAGGAAGTCCAAGGTATCGCCACCGTTTCCCGCGAAGCCTATCCCGACCCCACCACCGACGACGAACGTTGGGTGGCCGTCGAATTGGAAGCGCAGACCACCCTGCCCCAACCCGTGACCCTCGAGCAGATCAAAAACGATTCCCGCCTCGCCGAGATCGCCCTCATCAAACAGAGCCGCCTCTCAGTCATGCCCCTGCGCAAAACCGAATTCGACCGCATCCTGAAACTCGGCGGCGTCTAG
- a CDS encoding PIN/TRAM domain-containing protein, whose amino-acid sequence MHRTLLPIRIVFISLCAAAGWLVCYSVREWDEYRIIGIFIGMLIGVLVVLVDLMLKGFSLRGLSALTFGLAVGSVISYLIGTSPLFVRGDEQIIYLSRLTLFLVVTYVCTVIALRGKDEFNLVIPYVRFVPHEVDVPLIVVDTSALIDGRIGRICETGFLGGGLVIPRFVLEELQRVADSSDPGRQARGRRGLEVLGALRRIKQLDLRIHESEARTEEVEAKLVFLAQSMKAKLLTTDYNLAKMAEFHGVPWLNLNALAKSIRRELLVGETVEIDLVKGGREEHQGVGYIEDGSMVVVEEARSLVGTRVLARVTSILPSAGGKLIFARLTGPSEG is encoded by the coding sequence ATGCATCGCACCCTACTGCCGATTCGGATCGTGTTTATCTCGCTGTGTGCCGCAGCGGGATGGCTGGTGTGTTACTCGGTGCGGGAATGGGATGAGTATCGGATCATCGGCATCTTCATCGGTATGCTCATCGGCGTGCTGGTGGTGTTGGTGGACCTGATGCTGAAGGGGTTTTCGCTGCGCGGTTTGTCGGCGTTGACCTTCGGTTTGGCGGTGGGATCGGTGATCTCATATCTGATCGGCACCTCACCGTTGTTTGTGCGGGGGGACGAACAGATCATCTACCTGTCGCGGCTGACGTTGTTTCTGGTCGTTACCTATGTGTGCACGGTGATCGCGCTGCGCGGTAAGGATGAGTTCAACCTGGTGATCCCGTATGTGCGGTTTGTGCCGCATGAAGTGGATGTCCCGCTGATCGTGGTGGACACCAGTGCGCTGATCGATGGCCGCATTGGTCGCATCTGCGAAACCGGTTTTTTGGGCGGTGGTCTGGTGATCCCGCGCTTCGTGCTGGAGGAGCTGCAGCGGGTGGCCGACTCGAGTGATCCGGGACGGCAGGCTCGCGGACGCCGCGGCTTGGAGGTGTTGGGCGCGCTGCGTCGGATCAAACAGCTCGACCTACGCATTCATGAGAGTGAGGCGCGCACCGAGGAGGTGGAGGCCAAGCTCGTGTTTTTGGCCCAGTCGATGAAAGCCAAGCTGCTCACGACTGACTACAACCTGGCCAAGATGGCGGAGTTTCACGGGGTGCCGTGGCTGAACCTCAACGCGCTGGCGAAGTCCATCCGCCGGGAGCTGCTGGTCGGCGAGACCGTTGAAATCGATTTGGTGAAAGGCGGCCGGGAGGAGCACCAAGGCGTCGGTTACATCGAGGACGGCTCGATGGTGGTGGTGGAGGAAGCGCGATCCCTGGTGGGCACGCGAGTGCTGGCGCGGGTCACGAGTATTTTGCCCTCGGCAGGCGGGAAATTGATTTTCGCTCGGCTGACGGGTCCGAGCGAAGGTTGA
- a CDS encoding TonB-dependent receptor, producing MPALQAQDGTAAVSGRVSNAVTGSYLNNARVTAVGTGKTVFTNSYGEYRISGLPAGEVTLEVFYTGLDTKTITVQVSSGQPTTQNVALTDSALTGDVDGDTVVLDEFIVQATEQAADAIAINEQRFSTNLKNVVSADAFGDVTEGNPGEFLKYLPGVSVDYVAADVRSVSVRGFGSSFTSVNVDGNRMASAASSGASRSFELEQVSMNNVARLEVVKVPTPSMPADSLGGSVNLVSKNAFERDNAEFKYRVYTSISDEDFTLSSTPGPSVERSRKIRPGFDFSYSNPLTSTFGFILNGLHSDQFNEQHRSRTTWQTSGGGASVETPYMRTYTVQDGPKETRRDSIGVNADWKVSDRSVLSFGYQWNDYDSFFGNRNYNVNAGSNVPTGSFSDTYTQGRSGAGEVTGGMSFRNKFGTTNHANLNWKFYGDDLEVNAGAYYSYATNKYRDIENGHFSGVNTRVRSLTVRHDNINGTDAPDMTIVDSSGAAVDWTDLSNYKLRSVRSQEFDSWDEFTGFNLDVTKRIDLAVPFELKAGLNLREQERDIIRRQDDYNYVGPDGSAESNDDWAAPFMDEIYVNQDPHWGLPAPQYVDPYKVYQHFLAHPDYFVANVNNWQNRAQNDYNLTEKISAAYLQGDWSLMDGKMKFLTGFRYEKTEIDGIGFLYNPDGHLDANGNPLSNDVATQRRLQYQRRAASVSRSYDGVYPSAHLVYNIKQNLILRLAFAKTIGRPDFAQILPGTVIDPYDNPIAGEPGGQITVRNTGLKPYTGDNFDLSLEYYFEPAGVLSVGVFQKNITDFFGGIAKFVDQQDLNDYNLDPEYLGWDLTTTVNSGDAKIAGWEFNYSQQLTMLPSFWKNFSVFANGTFLDLSGNNTADFSGFIEKTGNWGVSYGGKRFNAKIKWNHRGEQFRSFRSGLGTDGAEYYDSRTYLDVNFDYKITDRITAFLNARNILNEQQLLQRYGDELPNYARDYQAEEFGVQYAIGIKGKF from the coding sequence ATGCCTGCTTTGCAGGCGCAAGACGGCACGGCTGCCGTGAGCGGCCGTGTCAGCAATGCTGTGACAGGCAGCTATCTCAACAACGCCCGCGTAACCGCGGTGGGCACCGGCAAGACGGTGTTCACCAACTCCTACGGTGAATACCGTATTTCCGGCCTGCCGGCCGGCGAAGTCACCCTTGAGGTGTTTTACACCGGCTTGGATACCAAGACGATCACCGTGCAGGTCAGTTCCGGTCAACCGACGACCCAAAACGTCGCGCTGACGGATTCCGCCCTCACCGGCGACGTCGATGGCGATACGGTCGTGCTCGATGAGTTTATCGTGCAGGCGACCGAACAGGCCGCCGATGCCATCGCGATCAACGAGCAACGTTTCTCCACCAACCTGAAGAACGTCGTCTCGGCCGACGCTTTCGGTGATGTCACCGAAGGCAACCCTGGCGAGTTCCTCAAATACCTTCCTGGTGTTTCGGTGGATTACGTCGCCGCTGACGTGCGCTCTGTCTCCGTGCGCGGTTTCGGTTCGTCGTTCACCTCGGTGAACGTCGACGGCAACCGCATGGCCAGCGCCGCGTCCTCCGGCGCCAGCCGCTCCTTCGAACTCGAGCAGGTGTCGATGAATAACGTCGCCCGTCTCGAAGTCGTGAAGGTGCCGACGCCCTCCATGCCGGCCGATTCCCTCGGCGGTTCGGTGAACCTCGTTTCGAAGAACGCCTTCGAACGCGACAACGCCGAGTTCAAGTATCGCGTTTACACCAGCATCAGCGACGAGGACTTCACCCTCAGCAGCACGCCTGGTCCTTCCGTCGAACGTTCCCGCAAGATCCGTCCCGGTTTCGATTTCTCCTACTCGAACCCGCTCACGTCGACCTTCGGTTTCATCCTCAACGGTCTGCACTCCGACCAGTTCAATGAGCAGCATCGTTCCCGCACCACCTGGCAGACCAGTGGTGGCGGCGCCAGCGTCGAGACGCCCTACATGCGCACTTACACGGTGCAGGATGGTCCCAAGGAAACCCGTCGCGACTCCATCGGTGTCAACGCCGACTGGAAGGTCTCCGACCGCAGCGTGCTCAGCTTCGGGTATCAGTGGAACGACTACGATTCCTTCTTCGGCAATCGTAACTACAACGTCAACGCGGGCTCGAACGTTCCGACCGGCAGCTTCAGCGACACCTACACCCAAGGCCGTTCCGGCGCAGGTGAAGTCACTGGTGGCATGTCCTTCCGCAACAAGTTCGGCACCACCAACCACGCCAACCTGAACTGGAAGTTCTATGGCGACGATCTCGAGGTGAATGCCGGGGCCTACTACTCCTACGCCACCAACAAGTATCGCGACATCGAGAACGGTCACTTCTCCGGCGTGAACACCCGCGTGCGTTCCCTCACGGTGCGCCACGACAACATCAACGGCACCGACGCGCCCGACATGACGATCGTCGATAGCAGCGGTGCGGCGGTCGACTGGACCGACCTGTCCAACTACAAACTGCGATCGGTGCGTTCGCAGGAATTCGACTCCTGGGACGAGTTCACCGGCTTCAACCTCGACGTGACCAAGCGCATCGATCTGGCCGTGCCGTTCGAGCTCAAGGCCGGTCTCAACCTGCGCGAGCAGGAGCGCGACATCATCCGTCGTCAGGACGACTACAACTACGTCGGTCCCGACGGCAGTGCCGAGTCCAACGACGACTGGGCCGCGCCCTTCATGGACGAGATCTATGTGAATCAGGACCCGCACTGGGGCCTGCCCGCGCCGCAATACGTTGATCCCTACAAGGTCTATCAGCACTTCCTCGCGCACCCGGATTACTTCGTGGCCAACGTCAACAACTGGCAGAACCGCGCCCAGAATGACTACAACCTGACCGAGAAGATTTCCGCGGCTTACCTCCAGGGCGACTGGTCGCTGATGGATGGCAAGATGAAGTTCCTCACCGGCTTCCGTTACGAGAAGACCGAGATCGATGGCATCGGCTTCCTCTACAATCCGGACGGTCACCTCGATGCCAACGGCAACCCGCTGAGCAACGACGTCGCCACCCAGCGCCGCCTGCAGTATCAGCGTCGTGCCGCCTCGGTCTCCCGGTCCTACGACGGCGTCTACCCGAGCGCTCACCTGGTCTACAACATCAAGCAGAACCTCATCCTGCGTCTGGCCTTCGCCAAGACCATCGGCCGTCCCGACTTCGCCCAAATCCTCCCGGGCACGGTGATCGATCCGTATGACAACCCGATCGCGGGCGAGCCCGGCGGCCAAATCACGGTCCGCAACACCGGTCTGAAGCCCTACACCGGCGACAACTTCGACCTCTCGCTGGAGTATTACTTCGAGCCGGCCGGCGTGCTCTCCGTCGGCGTGTTCCAGAAGAACATCACCGACTTCTTCGGTGGCATCGCGAAGTTCGTCGATCAGCAGGACCTGAACGACTACAACCTCGATCCTGAATACCTCGGCTGGGACCTCACCACCACGGTCAACTCGGGTGATGCCAAGATCGCGGGTTGGGAGTTCAACTACTCCCAGCAGCTCACCATGCTGCCGAGCTTCTGGAAGAACTTCTCCGTCTTCGCCAACGGCACCTTCCTGGATCTCTCCGGTAACAACACGGCCGACTTCTCCGGCTTCATCGAGAAGACCGGCAACTGGGGCGTGTCCTACGGTGGCAAGCGTTTCAACGCCAAGATCAAGTGGAACCATCGCGGCGAGCAGTTCCGCTCCTTCCGCTCGGGCCTCGGCACCGACGGCGCGGAGTATTACGACTCCCGCACCTACCTGGATGTGAACTTTGATTACAAGATCACCGATCGCATCACCGCGTTCCTCAACGCCCGCAACATCCTCAACGAGCAACAGCTGCTGCAGCGCTACGGCGACGAACTGCCCAACTACGCTCGCGACTACCAAGCCGAGGAGTTCGGCGTGCAATACGCCATCGGCATCAAGGGCAAATTCTAA
- the kduI gene encoding 5-dehydro-4-deoxy-D-glucuronate isomerase yields MHHLHDSHPADLDRLTSAQLRERFLLPRLFRAGEQQLHYWDVDRTVVGGVVPTASAITLETPANLAAGSFCERRELGIINLGGAGSVTVGDTTHDLAPSDGLYLGRGSPTPVFASADAAHPAQFYLLSYPAHASHPSQVVRFAEIAGNALGSSATANERTIYKYFAPGLVTTCQLVMGLTIIAPGSVWNTMPPHTHLRRSEVYCYCRLAPDAVVMHFMGAPTATRHLVMRDGDAVISPSWSIHAGAGTGAYAFVWGMGGENQEFSDMDAVAMSDLT; encoded by the coding sequence ATGCACCACCTGCACGACTCCCACCCGGCCGACTTGGATCGGCTGACCTCAGCCCAGCTGAGGGAGCGCTTCCTCTTGCCGCGCCTATTCCGCGCCGGGGAACAGCAGCTTCACTATTGGGATGTCGACCGCACGGTGGTGGGTGGGGTCGTTCCCACCGCGAGCGCCATCACGCTGGAGACGCCCGCGAATCTTGCCGCGGGCAGTTTCTGCGAACGACGTGAACTGGGCATCATCAACCTCGGCGGCGCCGGCTCCGTGACGGTGGGTGACACCACCCACGACCTCGCGCCCTCCGATGGTCTCTACCTCGGCCGTGGTTCGCCCACCCCCGTATTCGCCTCGGCCGACGCCGCCCATCCTGCGCAGTTTTACCTGCTCAGCTATCCGGCGCACGCCAGCCATCCGAGTCAGGTGGTGCGTTTTGCCGAGATCGCCGGCAACGCCCTCGGCAGTTCCGCCACCGCCAACGAGCGCACGATCTACAAATACTTCGCGCCGGGCCTCGTGACCACCTGCCAACTGGTGATGGGCCTCACCATCATCGCCCCCGGCAGTGTCTGGAACACCATGCCCCCGCACACCCACCTGCGCCGCTCCGAGGTGTATTGCTACTGCCGACTCGCGCCCGATGCGGTGGTCATGCACTTTATGGGCGCTCCCACCGCCACCCGCCACCTCGTCATGCGCGACGGCGACGCCGTGATCTCGCCTTCGTGGTCCATCCACGCCGGCGCAGGCACCGGCGCCTACGCCTTTGTCTGGGGCATGGGTGGCGAGAATCAGGAATTCAGTGACATGGACGCCGTCGCGATGAGCGACCTGACCTGA
- the kduI gene encoding 5-dehydro-4-deoxy-D-glucuronate isomerase, which translates to MRHLHDVHPDDFNCLSTDKLRERFLLQGLFVPGEQHLSYWDVDRTVVGGITPLDAVITLETPANLAAGSFCERRELGIINLGGAGAVRVGETSYELAAKDGLYLGRGSATPEFSSSDAAQPARFYLLSYPAHATHPSKVVRHAEIEGLRLGDQSTGNARTLYKYIVPGKVDSCQLVMGLTTLSVGSVWNTMPPHTHMRRSEVYCYCELDSESVVMHFMGPPSGTRNLVLRDGEVVLSPSWSIHAGAGTGAYSFVWGMGGENQDFDDMDKAPMTALA; encoded by the coding sequence ATGCGACATCTCCACGACGTTCATCCTGACGACTTCAATTGCCTGAGCACGGACAAGCTGCGCGAGCGCTTCCTTCTCCAAGGCCTGTTTGTGCCTGGCGAACAGCACCTGAGCTATTGGGATGTGGATCGCACGGTGGTGGGGGGCATTACGCCGCTGGATGCGGTGATTACCTTGGAAACGCCGGCAAACCTGGCGGCAGGCAGCTTCTGCGAGCGGCGTGAATTGGGTATCATCAATCTGGGTGGAGCCGGCGCCGTGAGGGTGGGGGAGACGTCCTATGAACTGGCGGCAAAGGACGGGCTTTATCTCGGTCGTGGCTCGGCCACCCCGGAGTTTTCCTCGAGTGATGCTGCCCAGCCGGCGCGTTTTTATCTCCTGAGTTATCCGGCGCACGCGACTCACCCGTCGAAGGTCGTGCGCCACGCGGAGATCGAAGGTCTGCGTCTGGGTGATCAAAGCACCGGCAACGCGCGCACGCTCTACAAATACATCGTGCCCGGGAAAGTGGACAGCTGCCAATTGGTCATGGGTCTCACCACGTTGAGTGTGGGTAGTGTCTGGAACACGATGCCGCCGCACACGCACATGCGTCGCTCTGAAGTGTATTGCTACTGCGAATTGGATTCAGAGTCGGTGGTGATGCACTTCATGGGACCGCCCTCGGGCACCCGAAATCTTGTGCTGCGCGATGGCGAGGTGGTGTTGTCACCGTCATGGTCGATTCACGCTGGAGCCGGCACTGGCGCCTACTCGTTTGTCTGGGGGATGGGGGGCGAAAACCAGGATTTTGACGACATGGACAAGGCCCCGATGACAGCGCTCGCCTGA